Proteins encoded in a region of the Lathamus discolor isolate bLatDis1 chromosome Z, bLatDis1.hap1, whole genome shotgun sequence genome:
- the ERCC6L2 gene encoding DNA excision repair protein ERCC-6-like 2 isoform X2, with translation MKTKNWAGGLGLNFVGANVVILFDPTWNPANDLQAIDRAYRIGQYKPVKVFRLISLGTVEEMMYLRQVYKQQLHCAVVGSENAKRYFEAVQGSKEHQGELFGIHNLFKLRIHGSCLTKDILEREGRVEAGVITATTWLKEETSPCSSEKSEQLDCREDRDSQSIQAQLITEEIDFCDDFSDDDTLETSMKKCDRRKPCNANISVKTKGQLSLMQCGFSKLLQREVEATKEEDNNYSSHHSSSDDQTLRTNVNSKHSDFQECQSHMSVLEHGNTDHSPDRTDKQNLCSIGCLVLSGSEEEENIESDDQGISKHSDTVMNTENSSEDDDVIFPTQVSACQQPLLTKKVELCRSTSENCEELATEEVGFVFKGDSRQFGFHNSESNCSKTVSFEDIKNRTRELKGASDVSDESDDIEISHNSKSRKSRTFSFLKGKERYTHNNGQGNVSKPQLQGKKHNRKEKESNSQNIDEFSSSEDNLPVEKTHARKQSYKRKKQRGRVRFGSKILYPIQDTSVAQMKTSSCTVCRTSAGKTEFKHQEQKVESMDRYLDGVPEVAYIHSNQNVVGSSKAENHLSRWAVRDVFELKQFSQLPANVAVCSAKKNEDNTAEKNIMKGQQEMLANSNQHHLYVMHPVTQKNKKVHKVGSTTFLVGKTPKGICRRQLEEMVSHFNMGSVEELAERIVKATSETRHMMLREFYISKYPEMESFFLAETAAQSSHDCEERELSTTHAKEKSVLNFGRSKSTPSSAKGLPRSRTMETQSQQSRKVVEQLHNDSYLQDVCVDAKYKQSPTVATQHIERRNSQAFKDFMASGSLSSKSEIIEVLPVKSCEGQQDSEGTQLPRKRCLSQSANGEREARTCKKKSFVDLLGDTSILNDLFRNDGNGPTDSLRRFPSGQVEKSKERPKDFWDMLNDQNEESLRKLTDIAAVEKLCEKAPPPQVTEEREVHESSLWKKNENFLWKKYSPDDSDEPSTATSCSVVK, from the exons ATGAAGACCAAAAACTG ggCTGGTGGACTGGGTCTTAATTTTGTTGGTGCCAATGTTGTTATACTGTTTGATCCTACATGGAACCCAGCAAATGATCTTCAAGCTATTGACAG AGCTTACAGGATTGGCCAATACAAACCTGTTAAAGTGTTTAGATTGATATCCTTGGGAACTGTGGAGGAGATGATGTACTTGCGACAAGTTTATAAACAG CAACTTCACTGTGCGGTGGTTGGAAGTGAAAATGCCAAGCGGTATTTTGAAGCAGTGCAAGGATCAAAGGAACATCAAGGAGAGCTTTTTGGGATCCATAACCTTTTCAAACTTAGGATTCATGGGTCCTGTCTTACCAAAGACATCCTGGAG AGGGAAGGACGGGTAGAAGCAGGAGTCATAACAGCAACTACGTGGCTAAAGGAAGAGACTTCTCCATGCAGCTCAGAAAAG tctgAACAACTAGATTGTAGAGAAGATAGAGATTCCCAAAGCATTCAGGCACAATTAATAACAGAAGAAATAGACTTTTGTGATGACTTTAGTGATGATGATACTCTGGAAACTTCCATGAAAAAATGCGACAGAAGAAAGCCTTGCAatgcaaatatttcagtgaaaacCAAGGGACAGCTTTCCTTAATGCAATGTGGATTCTCTAAGTTGTTGCAGAGAGAAGTTGAAGCTACCAAAGAAGAGGATAATAATTATAGCTCTCATCATTCCAGTTCTGATGATCAGACTTTAAGAACAAATGTAAATAGCAAACACAGTGATTTTCAGGAATGTCAAAGCCATATGTCTGTTTTGGAGCATGGGAACACTGATCACTCACCAGATAGAACTGATAAACAAAATTTGTGTAGTATAGGCTGTCTTGTTTTATCAGGctctgaggaggaagagaacaTAGAAAGCGATGATCAAGGCATTTCAAAGCACAGTGATACAGTCATGAATACTGAAAACAGTTCTGAAGATGATGATGTCATCTTTCCTACCCAAGTTTCAGCATGCCAGCAACCACTGCTTACTAAAAAAGTTGAATTATGCAGGTCCACATCTGAAAATTGTGAAGAGTTAGCAACAGAGGAAGTTGGGTTTGTATTCAAGGGAGACAGTAGGCAATTTGGTTTCCATAATAGTGAGTCAAATTGCAGCAAAACTGTGTCTTTTGAAGACATCAAGAACCGTACAAGAGAATTGAAAGGAGCAAGTGACGTAAGTGATGAGTCTGATGATATTGAGATTTCTCATAATTCTAAATCAAGAAAGTCAAGAactttcagctttctgaaggggaaagaaagatatACCCATAACAATGGACAAGGTAATGTCTCAAAACCTCAGCTACAAGGAAAGAAGCacaatagaaaagaaaaggaaagcaattcgCAGAATATAGATGAATTTTCATCCTCTGAAGATAACTTGCCAGTTGAGAAAACACATGCCAGAAAGCAAAGCTATAAGCGTAAAAAACAGAGAGGCAGAGTTCGGTTTGGGTCTAAAATACTCTATCCTATTCAAGATACCTCTGTTGCACAAATGAAGACTAGCAGTTGCACTGTGTGTAGAACTTCTGCAGgtaaaactgaatttaaacaTCAGGAGCAGAAAGTGGAATCAATGGACAGATATTTAG ATGGTGTTCCAGAAGTGGCATATATTCATTCAAATCAGAATGTAGTTGGATCCAGCAAGGCTGAGAATCACTTGAGCCGGTGGGCTGTACGAGATGTATTTGAGTTGAAGCAGttttcccagctccctgctaaTGTAGCAGTCTGTAGTGCCAAG AAAAATGAAgacaacacagcagagaagaacATTATGAAGGGACAACAAGAAATGTTGGCAAACAGTAATCAACACCACCTGTATGTTATGCATCCTGTgacccagaaaaacaaaaaagtacacAAAGTAGGTTCAACCACCTTCTTAGTTGGGAAGACACCCAAAGGAATCTGCAG GAGACAGTTAGAGGAAATGGTGTCCCACTTTAATATGGGATCAGTAGAAGAACTTGCAGAGCGTATTGTAAAAGCTACGTCAGAAACAAGGCACATGATGTTGAGGGAATTCTATATTTCCAAGTATCCAGAAATGGAGTCTTTCTTCCtagctgaaacagcagcacagtctTCACATGACTGTGAAGAAAGAGAATTGAGTACAACACACGCAAAAGAAAAATCCGTTCTTAATTTTGGAAGATCTAAATCTACTCCTTCATCAGCTAAAGGACTACCTCGGAGCAGAACTATGGAAACACAGAGCCAGCAGAGCCGTAAAGTAGTAGAGCAGCTTCACAATGACTCCTACTTGCAAGATGTGTGTGTTGATGCAAAATATAAACAATCGCCCACTGTTGCTACTCAACATATCGAAAGGAGAAACAGTCAGGCATTCAAGGATTTTATGGCATCTGGCTCATTAAGCAGTAAATCAGAAATAATTGAGGTGCTGCCTGTAAAAAGTTGTGAAGGACAGCAGGACTCAGAAGGAAcacagctgccaagaaaaagatGCTTGTCTCAGTCAGCAAATGGGGAGAGAGAAGCTCGTACTTGTAAGAAAAAGTCTTTTGTGGACTTACTTGGAGATACCTCTATTCTCAATGACCTCTTCAGAAATGATGGAAATGGGCCTACAGACTCACTAAGGAGATTCCCTTCAGGGCAAGTAGAGAAATCAAAGGAGAGACCAAAAGATTTCTGGGACATGCTGAATGATCAGAATGAGGAGAGCCTCAGAAAGCTGACAGACATAGCAGCTGTAGAGAAGCTATGTGAAAAAGCACCTCCTCCCCAAGtgacagaagagagagaagtgCATGAAAGttctctttggaaaaaaaatgaaaattttctatggaaaaaatacagtCCAGATGATTCAGATGAACCATCCACTGCTACATCTTGTAGTGTAGTAAAATGA